The Pseudomonadota bacterium genome contains a region encoding:
- a CDS encoding putative metallopeptidase yields the protein MGLRYEEVSDEVVTMLREIKAQYFPELKNAQIKVLFDLRKRKTGGMMVLGRIMRTNDLLRHLTIDEAGAVEGYDYIITLDKLCWDNITKADKERLIRHELRHAVFDLEAESNPYKLQDHTISDFYEEIEYNKDDPRWRERLSTLVDDIYEQQKEARLDKKKKKVGTGLS from the coding sequence ATGGGACTCAGATACGAGGAAGTGAGCGACGAGGTAGTGACAATGCTAAGGGAGATAAAGGCTCAGTATTTTCCTGAGTTAAAAAATGCACAGATCAAAGTGCTTTTTGATTTAAGAAAGAGAAAAACAGGTGGAATGATGGTTCTCGGTCGGATCATGAGAACAAATGACCTCTTGAGGCATTTGACAATCGATGAGGCTGGGGCAGTTGAAGGATATGATTACATTATAACCCTGGACAAATTGTGTTGGGACAATATTACAAAAGCCGATAAAGAAAGACTGATCCGGCATGAGTTGAGGCATGCTGTCTTTGACCTTGAAGCCGAGTCAAATCCGTACAAGCTCCAGGACCACACCATATCGGATTTCTATGAAGAGATAGAGTACAACAAGGATGATCCGCGCTGGCGGGAGAGGCTTTCCACACTTGTGGATGATATCTACGAACAGCAGAAGGAAGCCCGGCTTGATAAAAAGAAGAAGAAAGTAGGAACAGGGCTAAGCTAA
- a CDS encoding cob(I)yrinic acid a,c-diamide adenosyltransferase, whose translation MKKKKKGLIVVFTGNGKGKTTAALGVALRASGHGMNTLMIEFMKEEGKSGEQKVCPAMLEKIDIYLFGMGFVFRGDDPRPHMEIVENAWLFMEEMLSKKKYQILILDELSVALSLELFPVDSVINFLTMKDDALHVIITGRDAPHELIKIADIVTEMKEVKHIFKEGTAATLGLDY comes from the coding sequence ATGAAAAAAAAGAAAAAAGGACTTATTGTAGTTTTTACCGGGAACGGCAAGGGTAAAACAACAGCCGCACTCGGTGTTGCGCTGCGTGCAAGTGGTCATGGTATGAACACACTCATGATAGAATTTATGAAAGAAGAAGGTAAATCGGGAGAGCAGAAGGTTTGCCCGGCAATGCTGGAAAAAATAGATATATACCTCTTTGGTATGGGTTTTGTATTCAGAGGAGATGACCCGAGACCGCATATGGAAATCGTTGAAAATGCATGGCTGTTCATGGAAGAGATGCTCTCAAAAAAGAAATACCAGATTCTTATTCTCGATGAGTTATCCGTTGCATTAAGTCTGGAGCTATTCCCTGTTGATAGCGTGATTAATTTTCTCACAATGAAAGATGATGCACTTCATGTGATCATAACCGGCAGGGATGCGCCACACGAACTTATCAAAATAGCGGACATCGTTACAGAAATGAAAGAGGTGAAACATATATTTAAAGAAGGTACAGCAGCAACACTTGGGCTGGATTACTGA
- the nudC gene encoding NAD(+) diphosphatase: MSGQFIPSINPQHEQTRSAALWFIFKEHRMLVRVAGDAVSVPLLTIPAELGLSIVHHHYLGILDGRDCFSAELPDTCDAPEGTMFQGLWKLYGHLEESLYKVAVRAIQIADWDRTHQFCGRCGGQTTNREDIRAKECPNCHFIMFPRISPAVIVLVEHEDMVLLARAKRFQGDLYSVLAGFVEPGETLEETVQREIKEEVGIDVKDIRYFGSQPWPFPDSLMIAFIASYAGGRIKIDGEEIADAGWFKAGNLPEIPGNISIARRLIDWFTAKHTKI; this comes from the coding sequence ATGTCAGGGCAATTTATCCCTTCTATAAATCCGCAGCACGAACAAACAAGGTCTGCCGCTTTGTGGTTTATTTTTAAAGAGCACAGGATGCTTGTCAGGGTGGCCGGAGACGCGGTATCCGTACCTTTGCTAACAATACCTGCCGAGCTTGGATTATCCATAGTACATCATCATTATCTAGGGATACTTGATGGGCGTGATTGTTTTTCTGCGGAATTACCTGATACCTGTGACGCTCCTGAAGGTACTATGTTTCAGGGCCTGTGGAAACTCTATGGACATCTGGAGGAAAGTCTGTATAAAGTTGCTGTCAGAGCAATTCAGATAGCTGACTGGGATAGAACGCACCAATTCTGCGGGAGATGCGGGGGACAGACAACAAACAGAGAGGATATACGGGCGAAGGAATGTCCGAACTGCCATTTTATAATGTTTCCCAGGATTTCACCTGCCGTTATCGTCCTCGTTGAGCATGAAGATATGGTATTGCTTGCCCGGGCCAAACGTTTCCAGGGTGACTTATATAGTGTGCTTGCCGGTTTTGTCGAGCCAGGCGAAACCCTTGAGGAGACGGTACAGCGAGAAATAAAAGAAGAAGTCGGCATTGATGTGAAAGACATACGTTACTTCGGAAGCCAACCATGGCCCTTTCCTGATTCTCTTATGATAGCCTTTATTGCAAGCTACGCAGGGGGCAGGATAAAAATCGACGGAGAGGAAATAGCCGATGCAGGGTGGTTTAAGGCAGGCAATCTGCCTGAAATTCCTGGGAATATAAGCATTGCGAGGAGATTAATAGACTGGTTTACAGCTAAACATACGAAAATTTAA
- a CDS encoding bifunctional riboflavin kinase/FAD synthetase yields MKTFESLNNFDNFPNPVLTIGNYDGIHLGHRKIIEMVKARAAEISGTSMLMTFDPHPLSVLRPDNHLGLITPVNIRKRLIEENGIDVLLLLPFTDEFRLTDPEVFVRDILVGKLGIKGLVVGYDFKFGKGGKGNTDILKTLSGKYGFFFDIVEAITLNDEKIGSNRIRKLIMTGDVKKAEVFLGRPYIIEGRVLRGYGRGGGIGFPTINIETEFEVIPKNGVYISEVRVDDKTYRSVTNIGYNPTFNNRDISIETFILDYSDSLYGKEVSLYFHERIRDEIKFNNVDELKHRINIDVQVARSYFERAGQ; encoded by the coding sequence ATGAAAACTTTCGAATCTCTCAATAATTTTGATAATTTTCCGAATCCGGTTCTTACGATAGGAAACTATGACGGCATCCATCTTGGTCATAGAAAAATCATTGAAATGGTGAAGGCACGGGCAGCAGAGATATCCGGTACGTCAATGCTCATGACCTTTGATCCCCATCCGCTGAGTGTTTTAAGACCCGACAATCACCTTGGACTTATTACGCCGGTCAATATAAGAAAAAGGCTTATTGAAGAGAACGGTATTGATGTATTGCTCTTGCTGCCCTTTACAGATGAATTCCGTTTAACAGACCCCGAGGTGTTTGTTAGAGATATTCTGGTTGGAAAGCTTGGGATTAAAGGACTGGTGGTAGGGTATGATTTTAAGTTTGGTAAGGGGGGCAAAGGTAACACAGATATACTTAAAACCCTGTCCGGCAAATACGGGTTCTTCTTTGATATAGTGGAGGCTATCACCTTAAACGATGAAAAGATAGGGAGCAATAGGATAAGAAAGCTGATTATGACTGGAGATGTCAAAAAGGCCGAGGTATTTCTCGGGAGGCCCTACATAATAGAGGGTCGGGTATTAAGGGGGTATGGCAGGGGGGGTGGCATTGGTTTCCCTACTATAAATATTGAAACCGAATTTGAGGTTATCCCAAAAAACGGCGTCTATATTAGTGAAGTCAGAGTTGATGATAAAACATACCGGTCGGTTACAAATATTGGATACAATCCTACCTTTAACAACAGGGACATATCTATTGAGACATTTATATTGGATTATTCAGATAGCCTTTACGGGAAGGAAGTTTCTCTGTATTTTCATGAACGAATCAGGGACGAAATAAAGTTTAACAACGTTGATGAACTGAAGCACAGGATCAACATAGATGTTCAGGTAGCCAGATCATATTTTGAAAGGGCAGGACAATAG
- a CDS encoding archease, translating into MEHYKIIDHEADVGFEIYGKTLEDLYKNAVEALFSLIIEPGERRPEKGKRFDLTDDQGLLIAFLNELLYLWDMEGFIPKDLSLKIESKKLTGTVIGGIYNPSRDKIKREVKAVTYHKFSIEETNDMLKATIIVDV; encoded by the coding sequence ATGGAACATTATAAAATCATAGATCACGAAGCCGATGTCGGGTTTGAAATATATGGAAAAACACTGGAGGACCTCTATAAAAACGCTGTAGAGGCCCTCTTTTCACTCATCATTGAGCCAGGAGAAAGGAGACCGGAGAAAGGAAAAAGATTCGATCTAACAGATGACCAAGGGCTTCTCATTGCTTTTCTCAATGAACTTCTATACCTATGGGATATGGAAGGTTTTATACCAAAAGACCTGTCCTTAAAGATTGAAAGCAAGAAACTGACGGGTACTGTAATTGGTGGAATATATAACCCCTCAAGAGACAAGATAAAACGGGAAGTCAAGGCGGTTACCTATCACAAATTTTCTATTGAAGAAACAAATGATATGCTTAAGGCAACGATAATAGTTGATGTGTAA
- the pyrF gene encoding orotidine-5'-phosphate decarboxylase, translating to MDPKEKIILALDVEHFEEARRIVMEFRGHVGMFKVGKQLFTHCGPKIVDFINMKNSKVFLDLKYHDIPNTVSKAVVEAARLGVDMLNIHTSGGFTMMKDARAALFNAVKRFQLQRPKIIGVSVLTSIDDAELKRMGIDIPVSQLARNLVLLAKEAELDGVVAAGEDIAMIRELCGNDFIIVTPGVRIESKKDDQKRTITPKDAIRMGANYIVLGRAITDSENPQSLLEKVCEDIKNALPH from the coding sequence ATGGATCCGAAGGAAAAAATCATCCTTGCCCTTGATGTAGAACATTTTGAGGAAGCACGCAGAATTGTTATGGAGTTTAGAGGCCATGTCGGAATGTTCAAAGTCGGCAAACAGCTATTTACCCATTGCGGTCCAAAGATTGTAGATTTTATAAACATGAAAAATTCCAAGGTTTTTTTAGATCTCAAGTACCACGATATACCGAATACTGTTTCAAAGGCTGTTGTTGAAGCGGCAAGGCTTGGTGTTGATATGTTGAATATACATACGTCGGGTGGATTTACCATGATGAAAGACGCAAGGGCTGCACTTTTCAATGCTGTGAAAAGGTTTCAGCTGCAACGTCCGAAGATCATCGGAGTTTCGGTGTTGACAAGCATAGATGATGCTGAGTTAAAGCGTATGGGCATAGATATACCTGTATCTCAATTAGCCCGGAATCTTGTCCTGCTTGCAAAGGAAGCTGAACTTGACGGTGTTGTTGCAGCAGGTGAAGATATCGCAATGATACGGGAACTGTGCGGGAACGATTTTATCATTGTAACTCCCGGCGTAAGGATAGAATCAAAAAAGGACGACCAGAAAAGGACAATTACGCCAAAAGATGCAATTCGTATGGGCGCAAATTACATTGTGCTCGGCAGGGCAATAACGGATAGTGAAAACCCGCAATCCCTCCTTGAGAAAGTCTGCGAAGACATCAAAAATGCCTTACCTCACTAA
- a CDS encoding fructose-bisphosphate aldolase: MEPKEVKLNRLFQTNGRTLILPYDQGLEHGPRDFFQATFARDPMHVIEIAKKAKYNAVVMHIGNARRYFKDIYGEVPLILKVNGKTEIPPDDEPLSTLTASVNDALSLSAIAIGYTLYVGSARQDEDIEQFSEIREEAHRYGLPVIVWSYPRGEDIKEKGGKDSLYAIEYAGRVAAELGADMVKLNVPSLKKNDKIPEPYRSYDIGLSDAIKQIIASTGGVPVIFAGGEMVSDNDLIRKAEVCIKAGASGLIFGRNIWQRPLKEAVGITGKIKEIIKG; the protein is encoded by the coding sequence ATGGAACCGAAAGAAGTAAAGTTGAACAGGCTGTTTCAAACAAACGGGAGAACCCTGATATTGCCTTATGATCAGGGACTCGAGCATGGTCCGAGAGACTTTTTTCAAGCTACATTTGCACGGGATCCGATGCATGTTATAGAAATTGCAAAAAAAGCAAAATATAATGCGGTTGTTATGCATATAGGCAATGCAAGGAGGTACTTTAAAGACATATATGGAGAAGTGCCGCTCATATTGAAGGTGAATGGCAAGACGGAGATTCCGCCTGATGATGAGCCTCTCTCCACGCTTACGGCAAGTGTTAATGATGCACTCTCCCTTTCGGCTATAGCAATCGGCTATACCCTCTATGTCGGCTCAGCAAGACAGGATGAGGATATAGAACAATTTTCTGAAATAAGGGAAGAGGCTCATCGATATGGATTGCCCGTGATAGTCTGGTCTTACCCGAGGGGCGAAGACATTAAAGAAAAGGGCGGTAAGGACAGCCTTTATGCCATAGAGTATGCAGGCCGTGTTGCCGCAGAGCTCGGAGCAGACATGGTAAAGCTGAATGTACCTTCCCTGAAAAAGAATGATAAAATACCGGAGCCGTATAGAAGCTATGATATAGGGTTGAGCGATGCAATAAAGCAGATTATCGCAAGCACCGGCGGCGTCCCTGTAATCTTTGCAGGAGGCGAAATGGTTTCTGATAACGACCTTATCCGGAAAGCCGAGGTATGCATAAAAGCCGGTGCTTCAGGGCTTATATTCGGGAGAAATATATGGCAGAGGCCGCTTAAAGAAGCAGTGGGGATAACAGGGAAGATTAAAGAAATTATTAAAGGCTGA
- a CDS encoding sensor histidine kinase has translation MLKKILLMTGKVNSIDFRFKLNYGICFNMSGFKGKTGSGDHSNKQIVRLDKKGKAPASSQMVVLRREVAQLKVSERKNKRIKEMLQKKTHALGERVKELNCLYTISNLVEKYPISLDRILRGIVDIIPPAWQYPDITCARINIGQQIYVTSNFTETPWRQSSNILIHRVKEGSLDVYYLEERPKCGEGPFLKEERSLINAIAKRIGDIIERKRLEKQVLEISEREQQRIGQDLHDSLCQQLTGIAFLGKVLQKKMKRKSFEEARNAGEMVSLIDEAITQTKGIAQGLYPVRLEVNGLMAALSELSRNMEKMFGITCIFEYDKPVLFYDNMVAIHIYRIIQEAVNNAIKHGKATKIVIKFSDDNGVSVLTIKNNGRSAHNIVKENMGMGISIMKHRANMIGAYLDIKNFLKGGTIVTCLFENKQGEGGAGKYEQKAE, from the coding sequence ATGCTGAAAAAAATACTTCTTATGACAGGCAAAGTCAATAGCATCGACTTTCGTTTTAAACTCAATTATGGTATATGTTTTAACATGTCAGGATTTAAAGGAAAAACAGGTTCGGGCGATCATAGCAACAAGCAAATCGTGAGGCTCGACAAAAAAGGTAAAGCCCCCGCTTCCAGCCAGATGGTAGTTCTGCGCAGAGAGGTTGCTCAATTAAAGGTATCCGAACGAAAAAATAAACGTATAAAAGAGATGCTGCAAAAAAAGACACATGCATTGGGGGAGAGGGTTAAAGAATTGAATTGCCTCTATACCATTTCCAATCTTGTTGAAAAATACCCCATCTCTCTTGACAGGATCCTAAGAGGCATTGTGGATATTATCCCCCCTGCCTGGCAGTACCCTGATATTACTTGTGCAAGAATCAACATCGGGCAGCAGATTTATGTAACGTCAAACTTTACAGAAACACCATGGAGACAATCCTCTAATATATTGATTCACAGGGTAAAAGAAGGCTCTCTGGATGTGTATTACCTCGAAGAGCGGCCTAAGTGTGGTGAAGGACCCTTTCTTAAAGAGGAAAGAAGCCTCATAAACGCTATCGCGAAGCGCATCGGCGACATTATTGAAAGAAAACGTTTGGAAAAACAGGTCCTTGAAATCAGTGAACGTGAACAGCAGAGGATAGGACAGGACCTGCATGACAGTTTATGCCAGCAACTTACAGGCATTGCCTTCCTCGGCAAAGTTTTACAGAAGAAGATGAAAAGAAAATCCTTTGAAGAAGCACGCAACGCCGGCGAAATGGTATCCTTGATTGACGAGGCCATTACACAGACAAAAGGAATTGCACAGGGACTTTATCCGGTGAGACTTGAGGTGAATGGTCTTATGGCAGCGCTTTCCGAATTGTCGCGGAATATGGAAAAGATGTTCGGTATAACGTGCATTTTTGAATATGATAAACCCGTGCTTTTTTATGATAACATGGTGGCCATTCATATTTACAGGATTATCCAGGAGGCGGTTAACAATGCCATTAAACACGGAAAGGCAACAAAAATTGTAATCAAATTCAGTGATGATAACGGAGTATCGGTTCTTACAATTAAAAACAATGGTCGCAGTGCCCATAATATTGTAAAAGAAAACATGGGTATGGGCATCAGCATTATGAAGCACCGTGCGAATATGATAGGAGCATACCTTGATATTAAAAACTTTTTGAAAGGCGGCACCATAGTCACATGTTTGTTCGAAAATAAACAAGGGGAAGGGGGGGCAGGCAAGTATGAACAGAAAGCAGAATGA